In Salinibaculum sp. SYNS191, the genomic window CCGCGACCGGGCCGACGTTGCCTTCGACTGTCACTGGACGTTCTCCGGCGGCTCCGCGAAGCGACTGGCCGCGGCGCTGGAAGACTACGACGTCTGGTGGCTGGAGGACCCCGTACCGCCGGAGAACCTCGACGTGCAGCGGCAGGTCACCGAGTCGACGGTCACGCCGATTGCGGCCGGCGAGAACCGCTACCGGGTGACCGAGCACCGCCGCCTGCTCGAAGACGGTGCCGTCGACATCGTCGCGCCCGACCTCCCGAAGGTCGGCGGGATGCGCGAGACGCGGAAGATAGCCGACGTCGCCAACCAGTACTACGTCCCGGTCGCGATGCACAACGTCGCCTCGCCGGTGGGGACGATGGCGAGCGCGCAGGTCGCGGCCGCCATCCCCAACGCGCTGGCCGTCGAGTACCACTCCTACGAACTCGGCTGGTGGAGCGACCTGGTGGAGGGCGAGGTCATCGAGGACGGGTACATCCAGGTCCCCGAGGAGCCGGGGCTGGGCGTGACGCTCGACATGGACACCGTCGCCGACCACCTCGTCGACGGCGAGGAGCTGTTCGACGAGGCATGACCGGGCTGGTCACCTTCGGGGAGACGATGCTGCGCCTGTCGCCGCCGCGGGGCCAGCGCCTCTCCCGTGTCGACGGGTTCGACGTCCACGTCGGGGGCGCGGAGAGCAACGTCGCCGTGGCGGCGGCGAACCTCGGCGTCGACAGCGCGTGGTGCTCTGCGCTGCCCGACACCGCCCTCGGCGAGCGCGTCGTCCACGCCCTCCGCGGGGAGGGCGTCGAACCGCTCGTGACCTGGACCGACACCGGCCGCGTCGGGACCTACTACCTCGAACGCGGCGGTCGCCCCCGCGGGCAGACCGTCGTCTACGACCGGGGAGAGACGCCAGTCAGAGAACTCGCGCCCGACGACCTCCCGCTGGCGCGGGTCCGCGACGCCGACCGGTGTTTCGTCTCCGGCATCACCCCCGCGCTGTCCGACCAGCTCGCCGAGACGACGGCCCGACTGCTCGAAACCGCCGCCGATGCGGGCGTCGCGACCGCCCTCGACGTCAACTACCGGTCGAAGCTCTGGACGACCGACGCGGCCAGGGAGACGCTGACGGGGCTGTTCCCGCACGTCGACGCGCTCTTTGTCGCCGAGCGGGACGCCCGGAGCGTGCTCGACTGCGAGGGGGACGCCGAGGCGGTCGCAGCGGGCCTCGCGGACGACTACGGCTTCGAGACGGTCGTCGTGACCCGCGGCGAGGCCGGCGCGCTCGCGGTCCACGACGCTGTCCACGAGCAGGCGGCGTTCGAGACCGACACCGTGGACCCGGTCGGCTCCGGCGACGCCTTCGTCGGCGGCTACCTCGCGCACCGCCTGGACGGCGGGACCGTCCCCGACGCGCTCGCGTACGGAGCCGCCACCGCGGCGCTCAAGCGGACGATGGAGGGCGATATGGCCCGGGTCATCCCCGACGAAGTGGCCGCGCTCGTCGCGGACGGCGAGGACGGCGGCATCGACCGATAGGCGACGGAACACCGTTCCAGTGGACCAGATGCCCACCGGGGACCAGAGCGGGACCGGACCGTGGGCGACGCGCGGTGCGCGGCACTTTTCTCCCTGGGTCACCGAGAGTACGCCGGTGGCGATGACGAGACGTTACCCCCGCTCAGCCCCTTGTGATGATACCTCTCCACCGAGCCACCACCGCTCAGCGCGACGGAGCGTAGCGGGAACCGGTATATAAGCCGTACGACGAGTTGCACGGCTGGCAGCCGGACTCGTAGGTTGAAGTACATATCCGCCGTACGGACGGGTATGAGCGAACAGATACCCGACCAGCACGCCGCACCCGACACGTCGGGCGACGAGCCCCTCGCAATCGAGACCGACGGGTTGACCAAACGGTACGGGGACGTGCTGGCGGTCGACACCCTCCACCTCGCCATCCCGGACGGCACCGTCTACGGCTTCCTCGGGCCGAACGGGTCGGGCAAGACGACGACGATGCGGATGCTGACGACGCTGACGCGGCCCACGGCGGGGTCGGCCCGCATCGTCGGCGTCGACATCGGCGACCGGGACGCGCTCATCGACCACGTCGGCTACCTGCCGGAGGAGCCGCCGCTGTTCGACGAACTGACCGGCCGCGAGCAGTTGCGCCACGTCGCCGCCCTCCACGACGTGCCCGGCGAGGTGGCCGACGAGCGCATCGCCGACTACCTGGAGCGGTTCGACCTCGAAGACGCCGCCGACCGGCGACAGAAGGGCTACTCGACAGGGATGCGCAAGAAAATCGGGCTCATCCAGACGGTCGTCCACGAGCCGACGGTGCTCTTTCTCGACGAGCCCACGTCGGGGCTGGACCCGCGGGCCGCCCGGACGGTCAAGGACCTCATCGCCGACCTCTCCGCCGACGAGACGACCGTCTTCCTCTCGACGCACATCCTCTCGGTCGTGGACGAACTCGCCGACACCGTCGGCGTGCTCAACGACGGTCGCCTGGTCGCGGAGGGGTCGCCGACGGAACTCAAGCGGCGGGCCGAGCGCGGCGAGAGCAGCAGCCTGGAAGACGTGTTCCTCTCCGTGACGGCCGACCACGCCGAGGAGGAGGTCGGCGGAGAGTCGCGATGAGCGCCCTGAACCACGTCGTCCGCCTGGCGCGCATCGACGTGACGCGGATGTTGCGCAAGCACACCGACCGGAGCGAGAGCGCCGGGCGCGTTATCTCGACGGTGGTGTTCGGGCTGGTGCTGGTCGTCGCGACGCTGGCCAGCGCGTACGGGGCCTCCCGGCTCGGCGCGTCGCTGGTCGCCGGCGAACTGAGCGACGTCGCCGCGAACGGCATCGTCGCTGCGCGGGGTCTCGTCGCCGTCTTCGGCGTGATTGGCTCCGTCGTCGTCATCGTCCGTGCCATCGGCCAGCGCGGGACGCTGACGAACGCCGAGGGCGTCCTGACTATCGTCCCGACCCGGCAGGCGCTTTTGGGGTTGCTGCTCGCGGAGTACGTCTACGTCCTGCTGTGGCTCGGCGGCCCCGCGCTGGGCATTGGCGTGGGCCTCGCGGTGGGCACCGGGACGGTCTGGCCGGCGCTGACGGTGCCACTCGGCGTCGCCGCCGTCGCCGTGCCGATCGTCGCCATCGGCTACCCCCTCGGCCTGGGCCTGCGCCACTTCGTCACTCGCTTCGCCTTCGTCGCGCGCAACAAGGGCCGGCTCATCGTGCTGGTGTTCGCCGTCTACTTCGCGCTGGTCGCGACGGGGTCGCTGAACGCCGCCGTCGTCCGCCTGTTCGAGCCGCTCCAGGCGTCGCCGACCGGCTGGTTCGCCGACCTGCTGTTCCTGGGCACGCCGACGCTGTCCGCGACGCCGGTGCGTGCCGTCGGTGCCGTCGGCGTCGCGCTGGCACTCGGCCTCGCCGGCACCGTCGCCGGGACGCGCGTCGCCGAAGCCCACTGGTTCTCGGACCCGGCGCTGGCCGGCGAACCCGAACCCGAGACGCCCGCGGAGGCCGCCGAGCCGGGGCTAGAGCGCCGTCTCGCCCCGGTGCTGGGCGTCCCGACGGCCGCGCTGGTCGTCCTAGCGTGGCGGCGGGCGATTCGCGCGCCGATGAAGCTCCTCTACGCCGCCTATCCCCTCTTTTTCGCCGTCGGGATAGTCGCGGACATCCTCCAGACTGGCGAGGTGCCGCCGTACCTGCCCGTCGGGACGCTCGTCTTCGTCACCTGGGCCGCCGGCGTCATCTTCACGCTGAACCCGCTCGGCGACCAGGGGGCCGGCCTCCCGTCGACGCTTCTCAGCCGGGTCGACGGCCGGCGGTTCGTCCACGCGCACCTGCTGGCGAGTCTCATCGTCGCCGTCCCGCTGGGGCTCGCACTGACCGCCGCCGCGGCGCTGGTCAGCCCCGTCGACACCGAGACGACGCTGGCGCTGGTCGTCGCCACGCCGGTCCTGATGGCCGTCGCCAGCGCGCTGTCGGTCGGCATCGGCATCGCCTTCCCGCGGTTCGAGGCCGTCAACATCACCCGTTCGATGGAGACCGTCATCCCGAGCCTGCTGGCGTTCGCTCTGTTCACCGTCCACCTGGTCGGGACTACCGCGGCCCTCGCAGTCGTCTACGACGAGGGCGTCCGTGCCACCGCCGCCTTCCTCGTCAGCTGGCTCCTGCCCTTCGGCCTGACCGTCGGCGCGGAGACGCTGTTTCTCGTCGCTGCGGCCCTCTTGGCCGGTCTCGTCGCCGCGCCGCTCGTCTCTTACCGCTACGCAGTCCGGCGGTTCGACACCTACACGCTTGGGTGAACCGCCGCGACGGGACACGCTGGACCGTCGCCGCCGGCGGCCCGGCAATCGAGCGGAAACTGCCCAAATTGTTATCAACCGGTTTCGTGTTAGAAACATATAATGAGTGAGCGCCCGCCGGCCACGGTCCGGGTCCTCCACGTCGACGACTCCCCGGACGTCGCCGAGACGACGGCCGAGTTCCTGACGCGGGAGGCCGACCGGCTGGCCGTGGAGACGGCGACCAGCGCTGGCGAGGGGCTGGAGCGGCTGGCAGCGGGCGAGTTCGACTGCGTCGTCAGCGACTACGACATGCCCGGGCAGAACGGCATCGAGTTCCTCGAAGCCGTCCGGGAGCGCGACCCCGACCTCCCCTTTATCCTCTACACCGGCAAGGGCAACGAGGAGGTCGCCAGCGACGCCATCTCGGCGGGCGTCACCGACTACCTCCAGAAGGGGAGCGGGACGGGACAGTACGCCGTCCTCGCCAACCGCATCGAGAACGCCGTCGACCAGTACCGCGCGGAGCGCGACGCCGCAGAGAGTCAGC contains:
- the kdgK1 gene encoding bifunctional 2-dehydro-3-deoxygluconokinase/2-dehydro-3-deoxygalactonokinase, coding for MTGLVTFGETMLRLSPPRGQRLSRVDGFDVHVGGAESNVAVAAANLGVDSAWCSALPDTALGERVVHALRGEGVEPLVTWTDTGRVGTYYLERGGRPRGQTVVYDRGETPVRELAPDDLPLARVRDADRCFVSGITPALSDQLAETTARLLETAADAGVATALDVNYRSKLWTTDAARETLTGLFPHVDALFVAERDARSVLDCEGDAEAVAAGLADDYGFETVVVTRGEAGALAVHDAVHEQAAFETDTVDPVGSGDAFVGGYLAHRLDGGTVPDALAYGAATAALKRTMEGDMARVIPDEVAALVADGEDGGIDR
- a CDS encoding ABC transporter ATP-binding protein, whose protein sequence is MSEQIPDQHAAPDTSGDEPLAIETDGLTKRYGDVLAVDTLHLAIPDGTVYGFLGPNGSGKTTTMRMLTTLTRPTAGSARIVGVDIGDRDALIDHVGYLPEEPPLFDELTGREQLRHVAALHDVPGEVADERIADYLERFDLEDAADRRQKGYSTGMRKKIGLIQTVVHEPTVLFLDEPTSGLDPRAARTVKDLIADLSADETTVFLSTHILSVVDELADTVGVLNDGRLVAEGSPTELKRRAERGESSSLEDVFLSVTADHAEEEVGGESR